The Anaerotignum propionicum DSM 1682 sequence TAATATAACAATTTCCAAACCTACGTCTTGTCAGCATCTTATGCACAAGGAAATCTGTTAAAATGCGGCAAAGAGATATCTTTGCCGCAAACGTCATTATGAAATCAAACCGTAGTTTTTCATTGCTTTTTTTAATGTTTCCAGATTTTTGTCTTCCATAGCACAAAGAGGCATACGGCAAGGGCCTACCTCGTAACCCATTAAATCCAATGCTGTTTTTACAGGAATAGGATTTACCTCACAGAACAGGGCAGAAATCAGCTCGATTGCACCCAATTGCAATGCGATGGAACCCTTTAGATCACCCTCGAAGAATTTAACAACCATATCATGGGTTTCTTTTGGAGCAATGTTAGACAAAACAGAAATGACACCTTTACCGCCTAAAGAGAGGATAGGGAGGATTTGATCATCATTACCGCTGTAAATATCAAAGTCAGGACCAACAAGAGCTGCAATTTCAGCTACTTGAGACAGGTTGCCGCTTGCTTCTTTTACTGCCACAATATTTTTTACCTTGGACAGTTCTAACACTGTTTTAGGAGTGATATTGCAACCTGTACGCCCGGGAACATTATACAGAATGATGGGGATAGATAAACTTTCCGCAACAGCAGTATAATGGAGAATCAGACCTTTCTGGGTAGCCTTATTGTAATAAGGGGTTACCAATAAAACCGCATCAGCCCCTGCAGTTTCGCAACCTTTTGCCAATTCGATGCAGTGTGCTGTGTCGTTACTGCCTGCACCTGCAATAACAGGGACTCTGCCTTTTACAACCTCAACTGCGTAGCGTACGCATTCAATTTGTACTTCATCGGAAAGAGTGGATGCTTCACCTGTTGTTCCGCAAATAATCAAGGCATCGGTGTCGTTGGCAAGCTGGAACTCAATTAATTCTTTCATTTTTTCGAAATTAACAGTACCGTCGGGAAATGTAGGCGTAACCAAAGCAACACCTGCGCCTGTAAAAATTGACATAATGCAAGCACCTCCAAAATTTTAAATAGGATATTAGTTAAGCGTTCATGTTTTTAATAATTTCCTCTGCAATTTGAACTGCATTTGTAGCCGCACCCTTGCGGATATTATCTGCAACCACCCAGAGGTTTACTCCGTTTTCTACACTGTCGTCACGACGAACACGACCGATAAAAACTTCATCATGTCCCGTTGCACTTTGTGCTAAAGGATATTCATTATTCATAGAATCATTCATCATAACGATGCCGGGAGCATTTTTTAATGTTTCAATCAGTTCAGCTAAATCGAAAGGATTTTCCAATTCTACATTTATAGATTCGCTGTGTGAATTGAAAACTGGTACACGTACTGTTGTAGCTGTTACTTTCAGGTTGTCATTATGAAGCATTTTTCTGGTTTCGTTTACCATTTTCATTTCTTCTTTTGTATATCCATTATCTAAGAATACATCAATATGGGGTAAGCAGTTGTTTGCAATAGGATGGGGGAATTTCTGTGGTGCTTCTCCCTTTATGCCATTTTCAAGATCCATCCAACCTGCAAGCCCTGCACCGCTAACTGCCTGATAGGTTGAGTATACAACACGCTTAATTTTATATTTTTCATCTAAGGGCTTTAATGCAACCACTGCTTGAATGGTAGAACAGTTTGGATTTGCAATTATATTTTTGTGCCAAGAGATATCCTCAGCATTCACCTCAGGTACAATAAGAGGAACTTCCGGATCCATTCGCCACTGAGAGCTGTTATCAATTACAATACAACCATGAGCCGCAGCAATGGGTGCAAATTTTTCGCTGGTACTGCCACCTGCGGAAAACAGCGCAATGTCAATGGGTTTATCAAAGGAATTTTCCGTTAACTCCTCAACAATATAATCTTTTCCATTGAAAGTTATTGTTTTTCCTGCGGAACGGCTGGAGGCCATAACATAGAAATTTTCAATGGGAAGCTGTCTTTCCTCCAAAACTTTTAAAAATGTTCGACCGACCATTCCTGTCGCGCCAACAACTGCTAGATTAATTTTTTTCATTTCAAACTTCCTTCTTTCTTTATTATAATAATGTAAAATATGTGAGTATGTGCGAAGAAACGAAAACTTTCAAATAGAATACCTAATAGCTTTGACAAATCATCCAATCATGTTAGCAAAAATTCTTATTCTTCTAGAGATAAGGTATGTATTTTCCATGCAATTGCAATAAAGCAGTATGCAATGGAATATGAAGGTTGATTGGAGTGCCTTTTGATCAGTATCACTATTTTAAAGTGTTATGCCCAAATTCTTCGCTTTTGCGGTATTTGTTCTAAAGTCAAGTTTTGCCGGAAAAACAAAAAGAGCCGGCAAGCGCCGACTTTTAAATTTTGCATACAACAAAAAAATGATAATGCAAAAAAGAAAGTTTCGTAGCGCTCCACTGGTGATACCAATGACAGTTGGACGGCTATTAACCGGACAACCAGAGAAAAAAAGATAAGGCATCTTCTCTCTTCGGCGTTTACCCCTTTCGGCGGACGGCCTTTATCCCTTATGATATTCGCCCGTGTACTCATGAAAAACGCACCTCTACTTTTAGAACTATTTACTTAATCCATAGTCTACCATCAGAAAGGGAATCTGTCAAATGATTTTCGTTCATGGACAATATTTTTTTTCACAGGGACATAGGTTGTAAAAAAAATAAAAAATGGGCAATACTGAAAAAAAGAAGGGAGTTTTATAAAATGGGACAGAAGAAAGAATTGACAGAAGAACAAAAACGAGACATTGCCATGAAGTATGAAATAGCAGAAGAACTGGGGCTCATGGAAAAGGTGGAGAAGGTGGGCTGGAAAGGGCTTACCGCCAGAGAAAGTGGTCGTATAGGTGGCATTATGGGAAAGAAGAAAAGAGATGCTGCGGCTAAAGGGAAAAATTCTTGCAATACATCAGAGGAAAAGCTATAATATATAAATTGTTGGATTTTGAATGATAATGGTATGGGAGAAACGAGAATGGAAGCTTATGAGGGCTTTGCCTCTTTATATGATGTATTTATGGAAGAAATTGATTATCCTGCTTGGGTGAAATATATTATTGAATCATGGAAGAAGCTTGGTAAAAATCCAGAAAATGTGATTGATTTAGGCTGTGGAACGGGGAACATCACGATTCCTTTGGCAAAGACGGGATGCACCATTATAGGGGTGGATATTTCCCAGGAAATGCTGGCTGAGGCACAAAGAAAAGCAATTTCTGAAGGGGTTTCCATACCTTTTTTTT is a genomic window containing:
- the dapA gene encoding 4-hydroxy-tetrahydrodipicolinate synthase, with translation MSIFTGAGVALVTPTFPDGTVNFEKMKELIEFQLANDTDALIICGTTGEASTLSDEVQIECVRYAVEVVKGRVPVIAGAGSNDTAHCIELAKGCETAGADAVLLVTPYYNKATQKGLILHYTAVAESLSIPIILYNVPGRTGCNITPKTVLELSKVKNIVAVKEASGNLSQVAEIAALVGPDFDIYSGNDDQILPILSLGGKGVISVLSNIAPKETHDMVVKFFEGDLKGSIALQLGAIELISALFCEVNPIPVKTALDLMGYEVGPCRMPLCAMEDKNLETLKKAMKNYGLIS
- a CDS encoding aspartate-semialdehyde dehydrogenase, whose product is MKKINLAVVGATGMVGRTFLKVLEERQLPIENFYVMASSRSAGKTITFNGKDYIVEELTENSFDKPIDIALFSAGGSTSEKFAPIAAAHGCIVIDNSSQWRMDPEVPLIVPEVNAEDISWHKNIIANPNCSTIQAVVALKPLDEKYKIKRVVYSTYQAVSGAGLAGWMDLENGIKGEAPQKFPHPIANNCLPHIDVFLDNGYTKEEMKMVNETRKMLHNDNLKVTATTVRVPVFNSHSESINVELENPFDLAELIETLKNAPGIVMMNDSMNNEYPLAQSATGHDEVFIGRVRRDDSVENGVNLWVVADNIRKGAATNAVQIAEEIIKNMNA
- a CDS encoding small, acid-soluble spore protein, alpha/beta type, with the protein product MGQKKELTEEQKRDIAMKYEIAEELGLMEKVEKVGWKGLTARESGRIGGIMGKKKRDAAAKGKNSCNTSEEKL